Proteins found in one Chloroflexota bacterium genomic segment:
- a CDS encoding DegT/DnrJ/EryC1/StrS family aminotransferase, with protein sequence MIPVFKPSVDEEELEALREVLASGWIGLGPKTKEFEQQFANYIGTKYAVGFNSATAALHMSVVISNLGPGDEVISPSLTFISTNHVILYVGATPVFADIEEDTLCVSPADIERKITAKTRAIMVVHYGGHPCDMDPIMEIARARGITVIEDAAHACGSEYKGRKAGTLGNLGCFSFHAVKNLTTGEGGMITTNSEEEAKRLLKLRWMGITKDTWKRSETGERYSWYYEVEEVGFKNHMSDIAAAIGIIQLRKLAQSNARRRQIVKQYSEAFADLDWLQTPVEKEWAKSACHNYVVKVEKRDRFMAHLQEAGIASSVHYIPNHHYAMYKQYSADVPLTERVWTKLVTLPLYPDLTASDSDRIITAVRSFKP encoded by the coding sequence ATGATACCAGTATTCAAGCCTTCTGTTGACGAAGAGGAGTTGGAAGCCCTTCGAGAGGTGCTGGCCTCAGGCTGGATTGGGCTGGGACCGAAAACGAAAGAGTTTGAACAACAGTTCGCCAACTACATCGGCACCAAATACGCTGTTGGCTTTAACTCAGCCACCGCCGCCCTGCATATGTCCGTTGTCATTTCTAACCTGGGTCCCGGCGATGAGGTCATCAGTCCTTCCTTGACCTTCATCTCGACGAATCACGTTATACTTTATGTGGGAGCCACACCAGTCTTCGCTGATATTGAGGAGGATACCCTTTGTGTAAGCCCAGCGGACATCGAGCGCAAAATAACGGCTAAGACACGGGCGATCATGGTAGTACACTACGGTGGTCACCCTTGTGATATGGATCCTATAATGGAGATAGCTCGGGCCAGAGGGATAACGGTCATCGAGGATGCGGCACATGCCTGCGGATCAGAATATAAGGGACGGAAGGCAGGCACGCTCGGCAACCTGGGCTGCTTCAGTTTCCACGCAGTGAAAAACCTCACTACTGGCGAAGGTGGTATGATCACCACCAATTCCGAGGAGGAGGCCAAGCGCCTGTTGAAGCTCCGCTGGATGGGCATCACTAAGGATACTTGGAAACGTTCAGAGACAGGCGAGAGGTATTCCTGGTACTATGAGGTGGAGGAGGTCGGTTTTAAGAACCATATGAGCGATATAGCCGCCGCTATCGGCATTATTCAATTGCGCAAATTGGCGCAGAGCAACGCCAGACGGCGTCAGATAGTGAAGCAATACAGTGAGGCCTTCGCCGATCTTGATTGGTTGCAAACCCCTGTAGAAAAGGAGTGGGCTAAGAGCGCCTGTCACAACTATGTCGTGAAGGTCGAAAAACGAGATAGGTTCATGGCCCATCTTCAGGAGGCAGGCATTGCCAGCAGCGTGCATTATATACCGAATCACCACTACGCAATGTACAAACAGTATTCAGCCGATGTTCCGCTGACCGAGAGGGTCTGGACCAAGCTGGTCACCTTGCCTCTCTATCCTGACCTTACCGCCTCAGACAGCGATAGAATCATAACCGCCGTGCGCAGTTTCAAGCCATAA
- a CDS encoding fused MFS/spermidine synthase codes for MEKWKTFVKRRGEEGRFRIENVLYGGQTRFQFIEVLDTTPYGLSLFLDEKLQSAELDEFIYHEALVHPSLVTHPNPQTVLIAGGAEGATLREVLKHSTVRRAVMVDIDEEAVRICQEYLPSWSKGAFQDRRVELLHLDARRYLEDTREVFDVIIVDVTDPIAGGPSCLLFTKEFYQLAYDRLGDDGLLATQAECINLNDLDYYLAIVNTLRSVFPIIFPYQAGIPSYGETWGFVSASKRYNPADLTKEMTDHILQERRCLDLRYYDGLTHYSLSFLPKYLRQKLQECQHIITNQNPLVIAD; via the coding sequence ATGGAAAAATGGAAGACATTCGTCAAGCGGCGGGGAGAAGAGGGCAGATTCCGCATTGAAAATGTCCTGTATGGTGGGCAGACAAGATTCCAATTCATCGAAGTGTTGGACACAACTCCTTACGGATTGAGTCTATTTCTTGATGAAAAGCTTCAATCCGCTGAGTTAGACGAATTCATTTATCATGAGGCTCTGGTCCATCCCTCTCTAGTCACTCATCCGAACCCTCAAACAGTGTTGATCGCTGGAGGAGCAGAGGGGGCAACCCTGCGTGAGGTGCTTAAACATAGTACGGTGCGTAGAGCAGTTATGGTCGATATAGATGAGGAGGCAGTTCGAATTTGCCAAGAGTATTTACCCTCATGGAGTAAGGGGGCGTTTCAAGACCGGCGTGTGGAATTATTACATCTGGATGCCCGAAGATACCTGGAAGATACACGAGAGGTATTCGATGTGATCATCGTTGATGTGACCGATCCCATCGCCGGTGGTCCTTCCTGTTTGCTGTTCACCAAAGAGTTTTATCAGCTTGCCTACGATCGCCTGGGCGATGACGGTTTACTAGCTACCCAGGCAGAATGCATTAATCTTAATGATCTAGATTACTATCTGGCAATCGTCAATACCCTAAGGAGCGTATTCCCAATCATTTTCCCCTACCAGGCCGGCATTCCCTCCTATGGTGAAACCTGGGGCTTCGTCTCGGCTTCTAAACGATATAACCCAGCTGATCTTACAAAAGAGATGACGGACCATATCCTACAGGAGCGGCGTTGCCTTGATCTTCGCTATTACGATGGTCTTACGCATTATTCGCTTTCCTTCCTACCAAAATATTTAAGACAAAAATTGCAGGAATGCCAGCACATAATAACCAACCAAAATCCTCTTGTTATCGCAGATTGA
- a CDS encoding glycosyltransferase family 4 protein: protein MKVLFLTYGTKIVASSRTRVYQYLPYLEQEGIGYKVIPLLSEEECQRAMLFPQIEKSPLDFTALRHKLGRVLRVLLFLALASHFDVLFIQKVLLPIGLQKMVQRLNGKIIFDFDDAIYASHPTLIGLRSTARAVERLARSLKMSRYVILENRYTAEFASQYNRNIVMITGPIDTEYYRPRQDKGSAQLVIGWVGSPPNTVYLEPLYAVFRQLCRRYKDLSIELVGAGPVGLAGVPLLIKPWRSEGEVQDLQRFDIGLMPLPDDEWSRGKGGYKLLQYMAIGIPSVASPVGINCELIQEGTTGFLADSPEEWVEKLSLLIENGELRHQMGMVGRRLVEEHYSLRASAPQFLETIRATAARY, encoded by the coding sequence ATGAAGGTTCTCTTTCTTACATACGGCACCAAAATCGTAGCCAGTAGTCGAACTAGGGTTTATCAATATCTGCCCTATTTGGAGCAAGAGGGCATCGGCTATAAGGTGATCCCCCTCCTCTCGGAAGAGGAGTGCCAAAGGGCGATGCTCTTCCCCCAGATTGAGAAATCTCCGCTGGACTTCACTGCGCTACGTCATAAACTGGGAAGAGTGCTAAGGGTGCTTCTCTTCTTGGCTTTGGCGTCACACTTCGATGTACTTTTCATCCAAAAAGTGCTCCTGCCTATAGGTTTACAAAAGATGGTACAGCGCCTAAATGGCAAAATTATCTTCGATTTTGACGATGCCATCTACGCCAGCCACCCAACACTCATCGGTCTTCGTTCTACCGCACGAGCGGTAGAAAGACTGGCACGCTCTCTGAAAATGAGCCGATATGTGATCCTGGAGAACAGATACACCGCTGAATTCGCCTCCCAATATAACCGGAATATAGTGATGATCACTGGGCCAATCGATACGGAATACTATCGACCGAGGCAAGACAAGGGATCAGCCCAGTTAGTCATCGGCTGGGTCGGCAGTCCACCCAACACCGTCTACCTGGAACCGTTGTACGCTGTCTTCCGCCAGCTTTGTCGACGCTACAAGGACCTTTCCATCGAACTGGTAGGAGCAGGCCCCGTCGGCCTGGCCGGTGTTCCACTCCTTATCAAGCCGTGGCGATCAGAAGGTGAGGTGCAAGACCTGCAACGCTTCGATATAGGATTGATGCCCTTACCCGATGATGAGTGGTCACGAGGCAAGGGTGGTTATAAGCTACTACAATACATGGCCATTGGTATCCCCAGCGTAGCCTCACCGGTAGGCATCAACTGTGAGCTGATTCAGGAAGGGACGACTGGCTTTCTAGCCGATTCGCCTGAGGAATGGGTCGAGAAGCTAAGCCTCCTGATTGAAAACGGGGAGCTCAGGCACCAGATGGGCATGGTCGGGAGACGATTGGTAGAGGAGCACTATTCCCTGAGGGCCAGTGCCCCACAATTCCTAGAGACGATCAGAGCCACGGCCGCTCGCTATTAG
- a CDS encoding GDP-mannose 4,6-dehydratase: MKTILVTGGAGFIGSHLVERLLEHDFYVVCLDDLNDYYDPNIKRANIAPFLAKPSFEFVKGDIRDTVLLTELFQRYKFWIVVHLAARAGVRPSLQDPHLYLDVNVRGTLNLLQCSVDSDIPKFIYGSSSSVYGLNQKVPFSETDNVSSPISPYAVSKASAELLCHTYHHLHHLPIIILRFFTVYGPRQRPDLAIHKFTRLIDQGKEVPMFGDGSSKRDYTYIDDVIDGVAKAMNYETQFDIFNLGNSHPVELRYLIHLIEENLGKRAIIAELPEQAGDVPITFADISKSQRLLGYNPRTPIEEGIRSFIRWYYDYK; this comes from the coding sequence ATGAAAACCATTCTCGTCACAGGTGGGGCCGGGTTTATCGGTTCACACCTGGTCGAAAGACTCCTGGAACACGATTTTTACGTCGTCTGCCTGGACGATTTAAATGATTATTACGATCCCAACATCAAGCGAGCCAACATTGCTCCCTTCCTCGCCAAGCCCTCCTTCGAATTCGTCAAGGGTGATATCCGAGATACAGTTCTGCTCACGGAGCTTTTCCAGAGATACAAGTTTTGGATAGTCGTACATCTGGCTGCCCGAGCAGGTGTCAGGCCATCCTTGCAAGATCCCCATTTGTATCTGGATGTCAATGTAAGAGGCACCCTGAACCTCCTGCAATGTAGCGTAGATAGCGACATCCCAAAATTCATCTACGGCTCTTCTTCCTCGGTATATGGCCTCAATCAGAAGGTCCCCTTCAGCGAAACGGACAATGTCTCGTCCCCGATCTCTCCCTATGCCGTGTCAAAAGCCTCCGCAGAGCTTCTCTGCCACACCTACCACCACCTTCACCATCTACCCATCATCATCTTGCGCTTCTTCACCGTGTATGGCCCACGACAACGGCCAGACTTGGCCATCCATAAGTTTACGAGGCTGATCGACCAGGGCAAAGAGGTGCCCATGTTCGGCGATGGAAGCTCCAAGCGAGACTACACCTACATTGATGATGTTATTGATGGTGTCGCAAAGGCCATGAACTATGAGACCCAATTCGATATATTCAATCTCGGCAATTCACACCCGGTAGAATTAAGATATCTAATCCACCTGATCGAAGAAAATCTAGGTAAGAGAGCGATAATCGCAGAGCTACCCGAACAGGCAGGGGATGTGCCCATAACCTTTGCCGATATATCCAAGTCGCAAAGGCTACTGGGTTATAATCCCAGAACCCCGATCGAGGAGGGGATAAGGTCCTTCATACGCTGGTACTATGACTATAAGTAG
- a CDS encoding class I SAM-dependent methyltransferase: protein MGHAANGVRRWYNETAAQFEQRYCGFGGWYYKEFEENLVHELVDVCGKDILDLGTGGGRFALAVAERAKTVIGIDISAEMIRIANSKVRGEQNVQFYVMDASQTTFNNDAFDLVLSLGMFEYIDDPLPFLREVFRLLRPGGEFVFTCHQRTREILPQAIRGIIKTLIRRKPSPQVRDQYYRTTSYRIRDLSEKLSITGLDLLFYSSTFFGLPTRLVNVAAKIKIKGLAPLILRLAVWLNRFLGTWNPTREYGPVLIVAARKR from the coding sequence TTGGGCCACGCTGCAAATGGTGTCAGGCGCTGGTATAACGAGACCGCGGCGCAATTTGAACAGAGATATTGTGGCTTCGGTGGTTGGTACTATAAGGAATTCGAGGAGAACCTGGTTCACGAGCTGGTTGACGTGTGCGGCAAAGACATCCTTGATTTAGGTACAGGGGGAGGGAGATTCGCTCTGGCCGTCGCTGAGCGGGCCAAGACGGTTATCGGCATCGACATCTCTGCAGAAATGATCAGGATCGCTAACTCAAAGGTCAGGGGCGAACAAAACGTTCAGTTTTATGTTATGGATGCTTCACAGACAACCTTCAACAACGACGCCTTTGACTTAGTCCTTTCCTTAGGAATGTTCGAATACATTGATGACCCACTCCCCTTTCTCAGGGAGGTTTTCCGCCTCCTGCGACCTGGGGGCGAATTCGTATTCACCTGCCACCAAAGGACCAGAGAAATACTGCCCCAAGCTATAAGAGGGATAATCAAAACATTAATTCGCCGGAAGCCTTCGCCACAGGTTCGAGATCAATATTATCGAACAACTAGCTATCGGATCAGGGATTTATCCGAGAAATTGAGCATCACCGGCCTAGATTTGCTGTTCTATAGTTCAACCTTCTTTGGCCTTCCGACACGGCTGGTGAATGTGGCAGCCAAGATCAAAATAAAAGGATTGGCGCCCCTGATACTCCGCCTTGCCGTCTGGCTAAATAGATTCCTGGGTACCTGGAACCCCACACGAGAATACGGGCCAGTGCTTATTGTAGCTGCCAGAAAGAGATAG
- the speD gene encoding adenosylmethionine decarboxylase gives MHLVLDGRGGDYQKLQDLTLIYNILEELPGLIGMTKIMPPYVFRYEGTRVEDGGISGFVLIAESHISIHTFPERHLVNMDVFSCKEFDPEKMINYIQGKFGLQEVERYILRRGLEYLEPLSTTIE, from the coding sequence GTGCACCTCGTGCTCGATGGTCGCGGTGGCGACTACCAGAAGCTACAGGATTTAACCTTAATCTATAACATTCTTGAAGAGCTCCCAGGTCTGATCGGGATGACTAAGATTATGCCCCCTTATGTGTTCAGGTATGAAGGGACAAGAGTAGAAGATGGGGGCATTTCTGGCTTTGTATTGATCGCTGAGAGCCATATTAGCATCCATACCTTCCCGGAACGTCACCTGGTCAACATGGACGTCTTCTCTTGCAAGGAGTTTGACCCGGAGAAGATGATCAATTACATCCAAGGAAAATTCGGCCTACAAGAAGTGGAAAGGTATATCTTAAGAAGAGGATTGGAATATCTTGAGCCTCTCTCAACCACGATAGAGTGA
- the speB gene encoding agmatinase, with protein sequence MPYDSTISNTPGTRAGPQAIIDASQDLEHYDSDLGREIGQVGIHTLPELKPLMGGPRQMIERIEQVVTELAEQDKMVAMLGGEHTITIGAVAALSRRYQPLSVLQLDAHADLRDEYLGSRYTHASVMRRVLAHCPIVQVGLRSLSKEEAAFLAAGRAKPLFMEEIHQAADWISKVVSSLGENVYVTIDLDVLDPSIMPAVGLSEPDGLTWRQVLALLQAVAQNRKVVGFDVVELCPSQGPKSCAFLAAKLIYKFIGYTQTVVLSS encoded by the coding sequence GTGCCCTATGACAGCACTATCTCTAATACGCCGGGGACTCGCGCTGGACCACAAGCGATAATTGACGCCTCTCAAGATTTAGAACATTATGATAGTGATCTGGGGAGAGAGATTGGTCAAGTGGGCATTCATACTCTCCCCGAACTGAAGCCCCTTATGGGCGGCCCCAGGCAGATGATCGAGAGGATAGAACAGGTAGTCACCGAGCTGGCCGAGCAGGACAAAATGGTCGCCATGCTCGGGGGGGAGCATACCATCACCATCGGAGCGGTGGCGGCGCTCAGTCGGCGATATCAGCCACTGAGCGTTCTCCAGCTTGACGCCCACGCCGATCTACGCGACGAATACTTAGGTAGTCGTTATACCCATGCCTCAGTGATGCGCCGTGTTCTGGCCCACTGTCCTATTGTTCAGGTAGGTCTGCGCAGCCTAAGCAAAGAGGAAGCCGCTTTTCTGGCGGCCGGTAGGGCTAAACCCCTTTTTATGGAGGAGATTCACCAGGCGGCCGACTGGATCTCAAAGGTGGTCTCGAGCTTGGGAGAGAACGTCTATGTGACCATCGATCTAGATGTACTTGATCCATCGATTATGCCCGCCGTGGGTTTATCAGAACCGGACGGCCTCACCTGGCGGCAGGTGCTTGCGCTTTTACAGGCTGTGGCACAGAATAGAAAGGTGGTCGGCTTCGACGTGGTGGAGCTATGCCCAAGTCAAGGTCCGAAGTCCTGCGCCTTCCTTGCGGCTAAGTTGATCTACAAATTTATTGGCTATACACAGACGGTTGTGCTATCAAGTTAA
- a CDS encoding FxLYD domain-containing protein, with translation MLSSSAFDGNDGHLYIAGETYNNSRENVKSVKITARCYDAAGQLLAEGSASGYILIQSPGQNSPFKIALDYPVGWATYELSVSFLSTRDVPPSGLNIVAQSTGFDADGDYRISGEITNNSKSAVSNVAAVATIYDAAGRVLNCGYSPSIPTRLLPGRKGSFTIITSGNLADFAGYSLQVSASF, from the coding sequence GTGCTGAGCAGCAGCGCCTTTGATGGTAACGATGGCCACCTGTATATTGCTGGTGAGACCTACAATAATAGCCGTGAAAATGTTAAGTCGGTGAAGATTACAGCTCGCTGTTACGACGCGGCGGGACAGCTATTAGCCGAGGGATCCGCTTCTGGCTATATATTGATCCAGTCGCCAGGCCAAAATTCTCCCTTCAAAATCGCTTTAGACTATCCGGTTGGCTGGGCCACTTATGAGCTATCCGTCTCCTTTCTATCCACGCGAGATGTTCCCCCCTCAGGATTAAACATCGTGGCGCAGAGCACTGGCTTTGATGCCGATGGAGATTATCGTATCAGCGGGGAGATAACCAACAACTCCAAGTCGGCGGTCTCCAATGTCGCTGCTGTAGCGACGATTTATGATGCGGCGGGGCGGGTTCTCAATTGTGGCTATAGCCCATCAATTCCCACAAGGCTGTTACCTGGTAGGAAAGGATCATTCACCATCATCACTTCGGGCAATTTAGCTGACTTCGCTGGATACTCTCTGCAGGTCTCCGCCTCGTTCTGA
- a CDS encoding methyltransferase domain-containing protein, producing MTEESKIRLGIKELRALLGRDSQEIRIDLGCGNRKRPGHIGVDKHSLPGIDIVWDVENGLPFEDNCVDYIYSEFLFEHVRNLIFLFQEVYRVCRHNAIVEIIVPYYASIGAFKDPTHVQFFTEETIRYFTTDRWYGSDYGINTNFEVVKITYNYRRPFSGRLPFMWLFRRYLWNVVHSMRLELRVVKI from the coding sequence ATGACTGAGGAGAGTAAGATTCGCTTAGGTATCAAAGAGTTGCGGGCCCTCTTGGGCCGCGATAGCCAGGAGATCCGTATCGATTTGGGTTGTGGGAACCGTAAGAGACCCGGACATATCGGTGTGGATAAGCACTCTCTGCCTGGGATAGACATCGTTTGGGATGTAGAAAATGGCTTACCTTTCGAGGACAATTGTGTCGACTATATCTATTCTGAGTTCCTTTTCGAGCATGTGCGGAATCTCATCTTCCTGTTTCAGGAAGTCTACCGAGTCTGCCGGCACAATGCCATCGTGGAGATCATTGTTCCCTATTATGCCTCCATCGGTGCCTTCAAAGATCCAACCCACGTCCAGTTCTTCACCGAGGAGACGATCCGTTATTTCACGACGGATAGGTGGTACGGCTCCGACTATGGGATCAACACAAATTTCGAAGTGGTCAAGATCACCTATAATTACAGGCGCCCTTTCTCAGGCCGGTTGCCCTTTATGTGGCTCTTCCGACGCTATCTATGGAATGTCGTCCATTCTATGCGCCTAGAGCTCAGAGTAGTGAAAATATAG
- the speD gene encoding adenosylmethionine decarboxylase yields MKVLGRHLLIELHGCEPGILNDVKSIEDIMVEAVSLIKATIIDVFSHRFQPYGVSVMVMIAESHLSIHTWPEFSYAAVDVFTCADDEIPEEVTAYFASVLKATDFNALEVKRGVLDPDKRRVYRVLESV; encoded by the coding sequence GTGAAAGTATTAGGAAGGCATCTCCTCATTGAGCTTCACGGCTGTGAACCTGGCATCTTGAATGACGTTAAGTCTATCGAAGACATCATGGTGGAAGCAGTATCACTGATTAAGGCAACCATCATTGATGTCTTTTCTCATCGGTTTCAGCCATACGGTGTATCTGTTATGGTGATGATTGCTGAGTCCCATTTGTCGATCCATACCTGGCCTGAATTCAGCTATGCAGCGGTAGACGTCTTTACCTGCGCCGATGATGAGATTCCAGAAGAAGTAACCGCCTATTTTGCGAGCGTGCTGAAGGCTACAGATTTTAATGCTCTAGAAGTGAAAAGGGGTGTCCTTGATCCAGATAAACGAAGAGTCTATCGTGTGCTGGAATCGGTCTAG
- the murJ gene encoding murein biosynthesis integral membrane protein MurJ, whose protein sequence is MTISSSSDIAQEDIVIQRQELATGQRLFGSTLAITFFSFLNIIVSFIIQVVLAAKFGTSAEMDAYLAATTLPQLVITVLIGSLNLTFIPVFVEYETKSSRKEAWSIACNFTSLLLLALTAITMIGMVLTPWLITITAPGFDRERQELAILLARILFPGIIFSGLGALLASVYYSEQRFALPSIALVSNSLTLLVVVIALAGRLGISSVALGTPAGAIVQCLFLAPKLIKEHGFPARFDLRHPGVSQIVRLMAPLVAAAAFYRATTLVDRFLASSLPEGSISYLGYAHRFLTVLLIITGSGLSLSIVPLMSQYAAKKDLERLRHILSLGVRVSILIAAPVTIVLIPLMAPTIQLLFERGAFDHQATEAMAMIMLFYSGALFAGTIGMVLGQGYYVLQDTLTAAILGILEMILYVVLCVTLVQFLSYLGLALAYSIVYLVSILINLIVLRRRLSGIEGQRIVQFSLPILLAAAVAGLVAHMGVTVLNLFNGYLALKIMSSALLATLAYTFLAFYVFKLEECRYVQQLVSERLRVLKRPI, encoded by the coding sequence ATGACTATAAGTAGTTCGTCAGATATTGCTCAAGAGGACATCGTTATCCAAAGGCAGGAGCTGGCTACCGGCCAACGGCTATTCGGTTCTACCCTGGCTATAACATTCTTTTCATTTCTAAATATCATCGTTAGCTTTATCATCCAGGTTGTTCTGGCGGCCAAATTCGGCACAAGCGCGGAGATGGACGCCTATCTAGCTGCGACGACACTACCACAGTTGGTCATTACTGTATTGATTGGTTCCTTAAATCTCACCTTCATACCGGTATTTGTGGAATACGAGACCAAGAGTAGCCGAAAGGAAGCCTGGTCTATTGCCTGCAATTTCACTAGCCTGCTCCTTCTAGCCCTTACCGCCATAACTATGATCGGAATGGTATTGACACCCTGGTTAATCACCATAACTGCGCCCGGATTCGATAGGGAGCGGCAGGAATTAGCGATCCTTCTGGCCCGTATCCTCTTTCCAGGTATCATCTTCAGTGGACTGGGAGCATTACTAGCCAGCGTCTACTACTCAGAACAGCGCTTTGCTCTTCCCTCTATAGCGCTAGTGTCAAACAGCCTCACTCTGCTCGTTGTCGTGATCGCGCTGGCCGGTCGTCTCGGTATCTCCAGCGTAGCCCTGGGAACTCCTGCTGGGGCGATAGTGCAGTGCTTGTTCTTGGCACCAAAACTTATAAAGGAGCATGGATTTCCAGCTAGATTTGATCTTAGGCACCCCGGCGTCAGCCAGATCGTGCGCTTGATGGCGCCATTGGTGGCTGCGGCAGCTTTCTACCGGGCCACTACCCTGGTTGATCGTTTCCTGGCCTCTAGTTTACCAGAAGGAAGCATCTCCTATCTGGGTTACGCTCACCGATTCCTCACTGTACTGCTCATCATCACTGGCAGTGGACTCTCACTATCGATCGTACCTTTAATGTCTCAATATGCCGCTAAGAAAGACCTGGAAAGGCTGCGCCATATCCTCTCCTTGGGAGTGAGAGTATCCATCCTCATCGCTGCCCCAGTTACTATCGTCTTGATTCCACTGATGGCACCTACCATCCAGCTCCTCTTCGAAAGGGGTGCCTTCGATCACCAAGCCACAGAGGCGATGGCTATGATCATGCTTTTCTACTCCGGAGCCCTCTTTGCTGGAACTATAGGCATGGTTTTAGGCCAAGGTTATTACGTTCTACAGGATACGCTGACCGCAGCTATCCTGGGAATACTAGAGATGATCTTATACGTGGTGCTCTGTGTGACCTTAGTTCAATTCCTATCTTACCTGGGATTGGCTCTAGCCTACTCAATAGTATACCTGGTAAGCATCCTGATTAACTTAATAGTATTGCGGCGCCGCTTGAGCGGCATCGAGGGACAAAGGATCGTTCAATTTTCCCTGCCCATCCTGCTGGCAGCTGCTGTGGCTGGGCTGGTTGCCCATATGGGAGTAACCGTCTTAAACCTATTTAATGGTTATTTAGCTCTGAAAATAATGTCCTCTGCTTTGCTGGCTACGCTCGCCTACACCTTTCTTGCCTTCTATGTGTTTAAGCTGGAAGAATGTCGCTATGTTCAGCAGCTGGTTAGCGAACGGCTGCGAGTCTTGAAGAGGCCAATTTGA
- a CDS encoding Wzz/FepE/Etk N-terminal domain-containing protein: protein MEFEIDLREYLKPLIKHIRFIGMTMLVCALIATLVSFLLPPIYTGTATIVITKPRYRLQFDPRFQTVVETAPYETYYALLRNPDLEKRVLQQLGPIVPGLRPGELMAKIHLKQKDDPWVLEVSADWSEPRAAAKIANTWVINYVKQINELFALSPETEANLSNQLAKAEQDLKVAEDNLRNFQEKTGVGLLGPSGPVIAGESIPYASPERMGVIGRRLEAKIATLATYQSIRDDLHTVLERARELKAKGLDTDGSGMTLEVLQTGLISSRVQLLIGPGFEKKSSLDTIIATLEAKEKATDESIAAVAKEVADLQKQLSDLKIQLDRLERTRDSARETYLTLVRKADETRIAASATNTEVQIVSPAEVPIAPSGPRKVQNIAFGALFGLLVGVLGTYALEYFARPQKVLHPAQRLPAEIE, encoded by the coding sequence TTGGAATTCGAAATTGACCTACGTGAGTACTTGAAACCCCTCATAAAGCATATCCGTTTTATAGGTATGACTATGTTGGTCTGCGCTTTGATCGCCACTCTGGTAAGCTTCCTTCTCCCTCCGATTTACACTGGAACAGCTACCATCGTCATCACTAAACCACGCTATCGACTGCAATTCGACCCGCGCTTTCAGACCGTGGTAGAGACGGCTCCTTACGAGACGTATTACGCTCTCTTGAGAAACCCTGACCTGGAAAAGCGCGTGCTTCAGCAGCTTGGCCCCATCGTCCCGGGGCTTAGGCCCGGGGAGTTGATGGCGAAGATTCACCTAAAACAGAAGGATGACCCCTGGGTCCTTGAGGTTAGCGCTGACTGGAGCGAGCCACGTGCAGCCGCTAAGATAGCTAATACCTGGGTCATTAATTATGTTAAGCAAATAAATGAGCTGTTCGCCCTCAGCCCTGAGACAGAGGCAAATCTATCCAACCAGTTAGCCAAGGCCGAGCAGGATTTGAAGGTAGCAGAGGATAACCTAAGGAACTTCCAGGAAAAGACGGGGGTGGGACTGTTGGGACCCTCTGGTCCGGTAATCGCTGGGGAATCCATACCCTATGCCTCTCCTGAGCGCATGGGGGTGATTGGAAGGCGACTGGAGGCCAAGATCGCTACGCTGGCCACCTACCAAAGCATAAGGGACGATTTACATACTGTACTTGAGCGAGCCAGAGAATTAAAAGCGAAGGGGCTCGACACTGATGGCTCTGGAATGACCCTGGAGGTTCTCCAGACAGGCTTAATCTCTTCCCGCGTGCAGCTCCTCATCGGCCCCGGCTTTGAGAAGAAATCCAGCCTTGATACCATCATAGCTACCTTGGAGGCCAAAGAAAAGGCTACGGATGAATCTATAGCCGCTGTAGCCAAGGAGGTCGCTGATCTCCAAAAACAGCTATCCGACCTGAAAATCCAACTGGATCGCCTCGAGCGAACGAGAGACAGTGCCAGGGAGACCTACCTGACGCTAGTGCGCAAAGCTGATGAGACCAGAATCGCGGCCAGCGCCACAAATACCGAAGTGCAAATAGTCAGCCCCGCAGAAGTGCCAATTGCCCCATCCGGACCAAGGAAGGTCCAAAATATTGCCTTCGGTGCGCTCTTCGGTCTCCTGGTTGGAGTGCTTGGCACCTACGCCTTAGAATATTTTGCCCGGCCACAGAAGGTATTACATCCAGCTCAGCGATTGCCAGCAGAGATTGAATGA